One region of Ahniella affigens genomic DNA includes:
- a CDS encoding efflux RND transporter periplasmic adaptor subunit yields the protein MKFILALSLAIALTGAWWLGRFSAGSTAPAAASVDPTDARDILYYRNPMGLADTSAVPKKDSMGMDYIPVYADQAPMAPGSVALTPEKVQRLGVQTAPATRTRLAQTVRASATVEVDETKQFVVAPRFEGWIETLYANQTGLAVKRGQTLAALYSPELFAALEEARIAEAAAAKLDATDPSSAATMRRLRDASRTRLSNWQVSDAALDAAGKGRLLLKAPANAVVVEKLVVQGDRFEPGQTILRLADLSTVWVVANVPAGQLGRLAVGDAATFTTPSAPGREFAGQVTFLEPILDRASRSVRVRIALANADGVLRPGLFGDALLTSTPGEPSIVVPRSAILDSGTRQIALVEVGPGRFEPREVRLGARSGDRVAVLDGLRDGETVVTYGNFLIDAESNLGAAMQGMSHGAQSAVDTGAETNHSGHDDTASATKGNATRDAADQGTPSPAHSNHGEAN from the coding sequence ATGAAATTCATCTTGGCATTGTCGCTTGCCATTGCACTGACGGGAGCCTGGTGGCTGGGTCGATTCAGTGCGGGATCGACGGCGCCGGCAGCCGCATCCGTCGATCCGACAGATGCGCGCGACATCCTGTATTACCGCAATCCGATGGGATTGGCCGACACGTCTGCCGTACCCAAGAAGGACAGTATGGGTATGGATTACATCCCGGTCTATGCGGATCAAGCGCCGATGGCGCCGGGAAGCGTCGCGTTGACCCCGGAGAAAGTGCAGAGGCTCGGCGTACAAACAGCGCCCGCGACCAGAACCAGGCTCGCACAAACTGTCCGCGCGAGTGCCACCGTTGAGGTAGACGAAACCAAACAGTTTGTGGTGGCACCGCGCTTTGAGGGCTGGATCGAAACCTTGTATGCCAATCAAACGGGCTTGGCCGTCAAACGCGGCCAAACCCTGGCGGCGCTGTACAGTCCTGAATTGTTCGCCGCACTTGAAGAGGCGCGCATTGCCGAAGCCGCTGCCGCCAAGCTCGATGCAACGGATCCATCCAGCGCCGCGACCATGCGCCGTCTTCGCGATGCCTCGCGGACCCGCCTGAGCAATTGGCAGGTGAGCGACGCCGCCTTAGACGCAGCTGGCAAAGGCCGCTTACTGCTGAAAGCACCCGCCAATGCTGTGGTGGTCGAGAAGCTCGTGGTTCAAGGTGACCGATTTGAACCAGGGCAGACGATTTTGCGTCTGGCTGACTTATCGACGGTCTGGGTCGTCGCAAACGTACCCGCCGGCCAACTAGGAAGATTGGCCGTTGGCGATGCCGCCACCTTCACGACACCCAGTGCGCCTGGTCGCGAGTTTGCAGGTCAAGTCACATTTTTGGAGCCGATTTTGGATCGTGCCAGCCGGAGCGTTCGGGTTCGCATTGCCCTGGCGAATGCTGATGGAGTGTTGCGACCGGGGTTGTTCGGTGATGCGTTGCTGACTAGCACCCCGGGGGAACCATCGATTGTCGTGCCGCGTTCGGCGATTCTGGACAGTGGAACGCGGCAGATCGCTCTGGTCGAGGTGGGTCCGGGTCGCTTCGAGCCACGTGAGGTCCGTCTCGGTGCACGCAGTGGCGATCGTGTCGCCGTCCTGGATGGGCTGCGGGACGGCGAGACCGTGGTCACCTACGGAAACTTCCTGATCGATGCGGAGAGCAATCTCGGCGCGGCCATGCAGGGCATGTCGCATGGTGCCCAATCGGCCGTCGATACAGGGGCCGAGACCAATCACAGCGGCCATGACGACACGGCTTCGGCAACCAAGGGTAATGCCACGCGCGATGCAGCAGATCAGGGGACACCGAGTCCCGCGCACAGCAATCACGGGGAGGCGAACTAA
- a CDS encoding TolC family protein: MIHFPRTTRGGQMASAVRGPARVLLAFSLVMTGQAPATEGLAPGADLSSIHHWLLKHNPELRAQQAELEAAQARILPAGALPNPMVGLELEGIDPSGLSLAPAQVGSSTWRIRQNIPLWGKRELMRSVAKSEAGAIESARARTILELLASADQAYVRFWQVDETIAVVDRLIGLLDQMGEVAQARYALGVAAQQDAIRAQVARTQMQAERIERLAMREDAAAMLNAVLGRPADAPLRRPQSAPEFALPVATLKEALTLVREGQHPAVRSQRAMAAAASQAAEWQRRQRYPDLSLGLGAMQVGNRIEGYELMIELEVPLQRRALHEREHAAARARDAADLRVEATLTELQGQLGVAWSVWDSARSRRQLIEQTLLPQTQANFDSALASYRVGDVDFSTLLEALEAWQGADLARLDARRDELSAAASLRSLLGSNS; encoded by the coding sequence ATGATCCATTTTCCGAGAACGACCCGCGGCGGCCAAATGGCGTCAGCGGTCCGAGGGCCAGCGCGAGTGCTATTGGCCTTCAGCCTGGTGATGACGGGACAAGCGCCCGCGACCGAGGGTTTGGCACCTGGCGCCGACCTGTCCTCTATTCACCACTGGCTACTTAAACACAATCCGGAGTTGCGCGCCCAGCAGGCTGAACTCGAAGCAGCTCAGGCGCGCATCTTACCCGCTGGCGCCTTGCCAAACCCAATGGTCGGGCTGGAACTAGAGGGCATCGATCCCAGTGGACTAAGCCTAGCGCCCGCTCAGGTCGGCAGTAGCACCTGGAGGATACGCCAGAACATCCCCCTTTGGGGCAAGCGCGAGCTGATGCGAAGCGTTGCCAAGAGTGAGGCGGGCGCCATCGAGTCGGCGCGTGCCCGAACCATTCTGGAATTGCTGGCAAGTGCTGACCAAGCGTACGTGCGCTTTTGGCAGGTGGACGAAACCATCGCCGTAGTTGATCGGCTGATTGGCTTGCTCGATCAGATGGGCGAGGTTGCCCAAGCGCGCTATGCGCTGGGCGTTGCCGCGCAACAGGATGCCATTCGCGCGCAAGTGGCCCGAACTCAGATGCAAGCGGAGCGGATTGAGAGACTGGCCATGCGTGAGGACGCCGCAGCCATGTTGAATGCGGTATTGGGCCGCCCCGCCGACGCGCCCCTGCGGCGACCGCAGTCCGCGCCAGAGTTTGCCTTGCCGGTAGCGACCTTGAAAGAGGCCCTGACTCTCGTTCGCGAAGGCCAGCACCCTGCCGTGAGGTCGCAGCGCGCCATGGCCGCTGCAGCGAGCCAAGCTGCGGAATGGCAGCGCCGCCAACGCTACCCTGACCTCAGTTTGGGTCTCGGTGCAATGCAAGTCGGAAACCGTATTGAAGGTTACGAGTTGATGATCGAGTTGGAGGTACCACTGCAGCGTCGTGCGCTCCATGAGCGCGAACATGCTGCGGCGCGCGCACGCGATGCGGCGGATTTGCGAGTTGAAGCCACGCTGACCGAGTTGCAAGGTCAATTGGGAGTTGCTTGGTCTGTCTGGGACAGCGCGCGATCACGTCGCCAATTAATTGAGCAGACCTTGTTGCCGCAAACCCAGGCGAACTTTGACTCCGCGCTGGCCAGCTACCGGGTCGGAGATGTCGATTTCAGCACCCTCTTAGAAGCCTTGGAAGCCTGGCAAGGCGCCGATTTGGCGCGCTTAGATGCTCGGCGCGATGAACTATCAGCAGCCGCGTCCTTGCGTTCGCTGCTTGGGAGCAACTCATGA